A single region of the Verrucomicrobiota bacterium genome encodes:
- a CDS encoding sugar transferase, with translation MLRRYRQLRTRMHQVVDTALFMVAFWLAHILRTCWGWSHDPIGPFDDYIWLWAVILPVSPFVLEWQGVYGRPVIATRREMFWPLFKASAWVAVICILATFLVREQLARGVFPLFGAISLLLVLIKEECQRAIYRTNFGMAQLKRRVILVGRKVDSDGFRERLQRSSLPIELVAELDLNQQSIENLADQLHELSPSGVILCANHAYFPQIEKAIQICELEGVDTWLVADFFRTKTFRLSADDFHGLPVLVFSSAPEASWQAVVKQFMDVVLALLGLVVLSPLFMVLAILIKFTSKGPVLFRQQRCGLNGQPFTMYKFRTMVLDAEARQYELAARNEMSGPVFKVTNDPRITSVGQFLRKFSLDELPQIINVLRGEMSLVGPRPLPVHEVKRFDNHAFRRRLSVKPGLTCLWQISGRNQVQDFRDWVRLDLEYIDNWSLWLDIKILFKTVPVVIVGTGAK, from the coding sequence ATGTTACGGCGATATCGCCAATTGCGCACGCGAATGCATCAGGTCGTGGACACGGCCTTGTTTATGGTTGCGTTTTGGCTCGCGCATATCCTTCGCACTTGCTGGGGCTGGAGTCATGATCCCATCGGGCCTTTCGATGATTATATCTGGCTGTGGGCGGTGATTCTGCCCGTGTCGCCATTTGTGCTGGAATGGCAGGGCGTCTATGGGCGTCCGGTGATTGCTACGCGTCGGGAGATGTTTTGGCCGTTATTCAAGGCCAGCGCGTGGGTGGCCGTGATCTGCATTCTGGCGACGTTTTTGGTGCGGGAACAGTTGGCGCGCGGCGTATTCCCCTTGTTCGGTGCGATTAGTTTGTTGCTGGTCCTCATCAAGGAAGAGTGTCAGCGAGCGATTTATCGCACGAATTTTGGCATGGCTCAACTAAAACGGCGCGTCATCCTGGTGGGACGCAAAGTGGACAGTGACGGTTTCCGTGAAAGACTCCAACGGTCGTCGTTGCCCATCGAATTGGTGGCGGAACTGGATTTGAACCAACAATCCATCGAGAACCTGGCCGATCAGTTGCACGAACTCTCTCCGAGCGGGGTGATTCTTTGTGCCAATCATGCGTACTTCCCTCAAATCGAGAAAGCCATCCAGATTTGTGAATTGGAGGGGGTGGATACCTGGTTGGTGGCCGACTTTTTCCGAACCAAGACCTTCCGCTTGAGCGCGGATGATTTCCACGGTCTGCCGGTGCTGGTTTTCAGCTCGGCACCCGAGGCATCCTGGCAGGCCGTGGTCAAGCAGTTTATGGATGTGGTTCTGGCGTTGCTGGGGTTGGTCGTATTGAGCCCCTTGTTTATGGTTCTGGCCATCCTCATCAAATTCACCTCCAAAGGCCCCGTTCTGTTTCGTCAGCAGCGTTGCGGGCTGAACGGCCAGCCTTTTACCATGTATAAGTTTCGCACCATGGTGCTGGACGCGGAGGCGCGCCAGTACGAACTCGCCGCAAGGAATGAGATGAGCGGCCCGGTTTTCAAGGTGACCAATGATCCTCGTATCACTTCGGTTGGCCAGTTCCTTCGCAAGTTCAGTTTGGATGAATTGCCGCAAATTATCAATGTCTTGCGCGGTGAAATGAGCCTGGTGGGACCGCGTCCGCTCCCAGTCCACGAGGTCAAGCGATTCGATAACCACGCTTTTCGCCGCCGTCTAAGCGTCAAGCCCGGGCTAACCTGCCTCTGGCAAATCAGCGGGCGCAACCAGGTGCAGGATTTCCGCGATTGGGTCCGCTTGGATCTCGAATATATTGATAATTGGTCCCTTTGGCTGGACATCAAAATCCTGTTCAAAACCGTTCCGGTCGTCATTGTGGGCACCGGTGCCAAGTAA
- a CDS encoding UDP-glucuronic acid decarboxylase family protein → MKKSKRPAAVAAPVAKTALQPVSVVMGGAGFLGSHLVDYLLAREHKVVVMDNFVTGSVDNIDHLAGNRNFRFIQQDVTEFLFLQGPVDYVWHFASPASPVDYLELPIQTLKVGSLGTHKALGLAREKGARFLLASTSEVYGDPLVHPQREEYWGNVNTIGPRGCYDESKRFAEAMVMAYQREHKMQTRIVRIFNTYGPRMRLRDGRVVPAFVSQALNHEPLTVFGEGNQTRSFCYCADLIEGIYRLMMSDYSLPVNIGNPHEITVLDFAKEIIRLTGSRSRISYKPLPQDDPKQRRPDITKARTMLGWEPAVKLEEGLAKTIAYFRNKI, encoded by the coding sequence ATGAAAAAAAGCAAACGTCCGGCGGCCGTTGCCGCCCCAGTCGCCAAGACCGCCCTTCAACCTGTTTCTGTGGTAATGGGAGGCGCTGGTTTTTTAGGTTCGCACTTGGTGGATTATTTGTTGGCCCGCGAGCACAAGGTGGTGGTCATGGATAATTTCGTGACGGGCTCGGTGGATAACATTGACCATCTGGCAGGCAACCGGAATTTCCGCTTTATCCAGCAGGATGTTACGGAATTTCTGTTTTTACAAGGCCCGGTGGATTACGTATGGCACTTTGCCTCACCCGCCAGCCCGGTGGATTATCTGGAGTTACCCATCCAAACCTTGAAAGTGGGTTCGCTGGGCACCCATAAAGCGCTTGGGTTGGCGCGTGAAAAAGGCGCTCGCTTTCTGCTGGCTTCCACCTCGGAGGTCTATGGTGACCCTTTGGTTCATCCCCAGCGTGAGGAATACTGGGGCAACGTCAATACCATTGGGCCGCGCGGATGCTACGATGAATCCAAACGATTCGCCGAAGCCATGGTCATGGCGTACCAACGCGAGCACAAGATGCAGACGCGCATCGTGCGCATTTTCAACACGTATGGACCGCGCATGCGCCTGCGGGATGGCCGGGTAGTGCCGGCGTTTGTCAGCCAAGCACTTAACCATGAGCCGCTTACCGTGTTCGGCGAGGGGAATCAAACCCGTAGTTTTTGTTATTGTGCTGATTTGATCGAGGGCATTTACCGCTTAATGATGAGTGACTATTCTTTGCCGGTAAACATTGGTAACCCGCACGAAATCACGGTACTGGATTTTGCCAAGGAAATCATCCGCCTTACCGGGTCTCGCAGTCGTATCAGTTATAAGCCATTGCCGCAGGATGATCCTAAACAGCGCCGGCCGGATATTACCAAGGCGCGTACCATGCTTGGTTGGGAACCCGCCGTCAAATTGGAAGAGGGGCTGGCCAAGACAATCGCCTATTTCCGCAACAAGATTTGA
- the mqnE gene encoding aminofutalosine synthase MqnE: protein MNCLAAHYPLPRIREKVERGERINESEALQLLECRDLNAVGTLADLARERRVGNRASYIVNRYINYSNYCVLSCQFCAFSRKKRNGDGFELSIEDIVQKAREALAVGVTELHIVGGLHPGLPFSYYTDLLRTLKALDARLQLKCFTAIEIRHLAWLAKKGIGDTLELLKDAGLDSLTGGGAEIFKKDVREAIARGKETAEEYLDVHRVWHRMGGRSTSTMLYGHVETLADRVDHLRHLRDLQDETGGFCGLIPLPYQPENNAIPVHHAPTGFDSLRTIAVSRIYLDNVDHITAYWVGLGMKLAQVALSFGADDLHGTIGEEHIFRMAGAKSPQLQTELEMVKAIREVGRIPVQRNTFYEPIKIWEDWQTVKMANHKQVSHILQENLVTG, encoded by the coding sequence ATGAATTGTTTGGCGGCACATTATCCACTGCCTCGCATTCGTGAGAAGGTGGAGCGCGGCGAACGGATTAATGAATCCGAAGCGTTGCAATTGCTGGAGTGCCGCGATCTGAATGCCGTCGGCACGCTGGCGGATTTGGCCCGTGAGCGGCGGGTTGGCAACCGGGCCAGCTATATCGTCAATCGCTATATCAATTATTCTAATTACTGCGTTCTTTCCTGTCAGTTCTGTGCCTTTTCCCGTAAGAAGCGCAATGGGGATGGATTTGAATTATCCATTGAGGATATTGTCCAAAAGGCTCGGGAAGCCTTGGCGGTAGGCGTCACGGAATTACATATCGTTGGCGGGCTGCATCCCGGCCTGCCATTTTCATATTACACCGACCTGTTGCGCACGCTGAAAGCGTTGGATGCCCGACTGCAACTGAAGTGCTTCACCGCCATTGAGATCCGACACTTGGCTTGGCTGGCCAAAAAGGGAATCGGTGATACGCTGGAGTTGTTGAAAGACGCCGGATTGGATTCCTTGACGGGTGGCGGGGCGGAAATTTTTAAAAAAGATGTCCGGGAAGCCATTGCGCGGGGTAAAGAGACTGCCGAAGAGTATCTTGATGTCCATCGCGTCTGGCACCGCATGGGAGGACGCAGTACCAGCACCATGCTCTATGGCCATGTGGAAACACTGGCAGATCGGGTGGATCATTTGCGCCACCTGCGGGATTTGCAGGATGAAACCGGTGGATTTTGTGGTTTGATTCCGCTGCCGTACCAACCGGAAAACAATGCCATCCCGGTCCATCATGCTCCCACCGGATTTGACTCCCTCCGTACCATCGCGGTGAGCCGGATTTATCTCGATAATGTGGATCATATCACGGCGTACTGGGTCGGCCTCGGGATGAAATTGGCCCAGGTGGCGCTGAGTTTTGGCGCGGATGATTTGCATGGGACGATTGGTGAGGAGCATATTTTCCGCATGGCGGGAGCTAAATCTCCACAATTGCAAACCGAGTTGGAGATGGTCAAAGCCATTCGCGAGGTTGGACGGATACCGGTACAACGGAACACCTTTTATGAGCCGATCAAGATTTGGGAGGACTGGCAGACTGTGAAAATGGCTAATCACAAACAGGTTTCGCATATTTTACAGGAAAACTTGGTAACCGGGTAG
- a CDS encoding menaquinone biosynthesis protein produces the protein MDDTNKLPKLRLAARETIEEMTRRVDRQQRAEGLQRESRLENSLAPFRVGSVPHLNAAPLTRGLEDQILYAPPSQLAELLRNDQLDAALISVTEVLFSDRYDVLDGVAIGSLGEVKSVFLAHRKPLESLREVYCDTASLTSVNLLKVILAERGLHPEYKPLPDYESASNLDAVMLIGDHALNFLFSGPPHEILDLGAAWSELTSLPFVYAVWALRRGVENEKLRRILLEAKDFGLDTMETLLLSRNEYDYDFRKDYLTWHIHYHFGTDERCGLNKFAELLQKHQQSPIYPIHFVA, from the coding sequence ATGGATGACACTAACAAATTACCAAAATTGCGACTGGCCGCCAGGGAGACCATCGAGGAAATGACCCGGCGTGTGGACCGCCAGCAGCGTGCGGAAGGATTGCAACGGGAATCGCGGTTGGAAAATTCCCTTGCCCCTTTCCGGGTTGGTTCGGTGCCACACCTGAATGCCGCGCCGCTCACGCGTGGGTTGGAGGATCAAATTCTGTACGCCCCTCCCTCCCAATTGGCCGAGTTATTGCGGAATGACCAGTTGGATGCCGCGCTAATCAGCGTCACCGAGGTGTTGTTTTCTGATCGGTATGACGTGCTGGATGGGGTGGCGATTGGCTCTTTGGGGGAAGTGAAAAGCGTTTTTTTGGCTCATCGTAAGCCATTGGAAAGCCTGCGCGAGGTCTATTGCGACACGGCTTCTCTCACGAGTGTCAATCTGTTGAAAGTGATCTTGGCTGAGCGCGGCTTGCATCCTGAATATAAACCGCTTCCAGATTATGAGTCTGCGTCCAATTTGGACGCTGTGATGCTGATAGGCGATCACGCGCTCAATTTTCTATTTAGTGGTCCACCGCATGAAATTCTCGACCTGGGGGCCGCGTGGAGCGAGTTGACCAGCCTGCCTTTTGTTTATGCGGTCTGGGCGTTGCGGCGCGGTGTTGAAAATGAGAAATTACGACGAATATTATTGGAAGCCAAGGACTTCGGGTTGGATACCATGGAGACATTACTCCTGAGTAGAAATGAATATGACTACGATTTTCGCAAGGATTACTTAACTTGGCATATTCATTATCATTTCGGTACCGACGAACGTTGTGGATTGAACAAGTTTGCCGAACTGCTACAAAAACATCAGCAGTCGCCAATCTACCCTATTCACTTTGTAGCCTAG
- a CDS encoding type II secretion system protein — MKLQTSRQSAFTLVEIMIVVAIIGLLAAIAIPNFVKARTTAQKNACINNLRQIDGAKEQWALENKKTTADTPVTSDLIGATSYIKQSPSCPGAGTYSFNAVGTKPACSAATSDHTL; from the coding sequence ATGAAACTGCAAACCTCGCGCCAGAGCGCCTTCACATTGGTAGAAATCATGATCGTTGTGGCGATCATCGGCTTATTGGCCGCCATCGCCATTCCGAACTTCGTGAAAGCCCGCACCACGGCCCAGAAGAATGCCTGCATCAACAACTTGCGGCAGATTGATGGTGCCAAGGAACAGTGGGCGCTCGAAAATAAGAAGACCACGGCGGATACCCCCGTGACCTCCGATCTGATCGGGGCCACCTCTTATATCAAGCAGTCCCCGTCCTGCCCTGGTGCTGGTACGTATTCATTCAATGCGGTCGGGACCAAACCGGCCTGCAGTGCCGCGACCAGCGATCATACCCTGTAA
- a CDS encoding DUF362 domain-containing protein translates to MHGAAALAAWKLPVAFGAEAETVAKNFTSRVALTSGNDRADLAFKALVPFKKEIAAAIGDKRVILKPNNVAIDRPLCASDAANLEGILEFLKSIGKTNVVIAESAANGPSLEGFANYGYDKLAGKYGAKLMDLDQEGFEILHCFDELDFRPHPLRASKVLLDPNNFIISAAKFKTHDRVLATLSLKNIVVGAPIKDAGFRWGPGSKRGAKNDKSLTHGSGFRGINYNLFALAPRLHPHLAVIDGYEGMEGNGPVGGTPVDHKVCVASLDWLAADRTAVELMGIDFAQVGYLNFCGQAGMGETDLAKIEILGPNLKDHIKPYKLAKNIEQQLIWMTPVKKS, encoded by the coding sequence TTGCACGGTGCTGCCGCGCTGGCCGCGTGGAAATTGCCCGTTGCCTTTGGCGCTGAAGCCGAAACGGTCGCCAAAAACTTTACCAGCCGTGTGGCACTTACCTCCGGCAACGACCGTGCGGATCTCGCCTTCAAGGCGTTGGTGCCTTTCAAAAAGGAAATAGCCGCCGCCATCGGTGATAAACGGGTCATCCTCAAGCCGAACAACGTCGCCATTGACCGTCCCCTCTGCGCCAGTGATGCCGCCAATCTGGAAGGCATCTTGGAATTCCTGAAGTCCATTGGCAAAACCAACGTTGTCATCGCCGAGTCCGCCGCGAACGGTCCCTCGCTCGAAGGCTTTGCCAATTACGGCTACGATAAGCTCGCTGGCAAATATGGCGCCAAGCTGATGGATCTCGACCAGGAAGGGTTCGAGATTCTGCATTGCTTCGACGAACTGGATTTTCGGCCGCACCCGCTTCGCGCCTCCAAGGTGTTACTTGATCCCAACAACTTCATCATCTCAGCGGCGAAATTCAAGACGCACGACCGCGTCCTCGCCACCCTGTCGCTGAAAAACATTGTGGTCGGTGCGCCGATCAAGGATGCCGGTTTCAGGTGGGGGCCCGGCAGCAAACGCGGGGCCAAGAATGACAAGTCCCTCACTCATGGCAGCGGTTTCCGGGGCATCAACTATAACCTCTTTGCGCTCGCGCCGCGCCTTCACCCACACCTGGCGGTGATTGACGGCTACGAAGGCATGGAGGGCAATGGTCCGGTCGGCGGCACACCGGTGGACCATAAAGTGTGCGTGGCAAGTTTGGACTGGCTGGCGGCGGACCGCACGGCGGTGGAATTGATGGGCATTGATTTCGCCCAGGTTGGCTACCTGAATTTTTGCGGTCAGGCCGGCATGGGTGAAACCGACTTGGCAAAGATCGAAATCCTCGGCCCCAATCTCAAAGACCACATTAAACCCTACAAGCTGGCCAAGAACATTGAGCAACAGTTGATCTGGATGACGCCGGTGAAGAAAAGCTGA
- a CDS encoding M6 family metalloprotease domain-containing protein, which translates to MNTVTRVLLYGGLLVGLCACRLVPMAPADKTGSATPTGGALNLKEYRTVATAITAVQSPASATVTVNQSGYLGVEVESLRNGSLRVTMVEPASPAAVGGIQAGDLLLALNGEALKTREGLHEQLQSLETGKPVRLRLARASAQLEVPVTPGLLSQPLKVAGERGLLGLSVGEPTDGAGLPITRVTTGLPADKAGIRHGDVLLKIGDTPLFTPSDLTVLLTEHSPGETVTVTYRSKEKVAKQALTLVPDPNAEDTSYIRSTHNLWKQPVFRVAVVPVEYLDVKHNPRIITNEWAQAFFSRGVYHDKTNATGQTVYGSLADYYAEQSGGTLRVSGSVFDWVELPKKRADYAPSGSNVSHSVFFTNALNLLMARVGRETLTNFDGFVFVFAGDRFPGASRNSLYWPHKSNLNWQGRRWPIVICPEGGARMNNISVFCHEFGHVLGLPDLYARPENPGSEGLGRWCAMSHQSPGGQPQHFSAWCKEQLGWLKPAVLDPTVKQKLLLGPVEGSTRECYKILVRRDGSEYFLLENRRKTGFDQSLPAEGLLIWRVVRNHPILEESHGVEGPLGPRVYLRSVPYPSEANHAFTPFTIPSSRSLLGGGLPVHLTGIRRLSDGRIAFQIGYEYE; encoded by the coding sequence ATGAACACGGTAACCCGAGTGCTCCTGTATGGCGGCTTGCTGGTGGGATTGTGCGCGTGCCGCCTCGTGCCAATGGCACCGGCTGATAAGACCGGCTCGGCCACGCCGACCGGCGGCGCACTGAATCTCAAGGAGTACCGCACTGTGGCTACGGCGATTACCGCGGTGCAATCGCCGGCCAGTGCCACGGTAACGGTCAATCAGTCGGGATATTTGGGGGTGGAAGTTGAATCACTCCGCAACGGCAGTTTGCGCGTTACCATGGTTGAACCAGCCTCCCCGGCGGCAGTGGGCGGAATTCAGGCCGGCGACCTGTTGCTGGCACTAAACGGTGAAGCACTCAAGACCCGGGAGGGCTTGCATGAACAATTGCAGTCGCTTGAGACCGGGAAACCAGTTCGCTTGCGCTTGGCGCGTGCCAGTGCGCAACTGGAAGTCCCCGTAACACCGGGGCTTCTCAGCCAGCCGTTGAAGGTGGCGGGCGAACGCGGTTTGTTGGGACTTTCGGTGGGCGAGCCTACCGATGGCGCTGGGTTGCCGATCACTCGCGTCACCACCGGTTTGCCAGCGGACAAGGCCGGAATCCGCCACGGCGACGTGTTGTTAAAAATCGGGGATACGCCACTTTTCACACCATCCGATCTCACGGTTCTCCTGACGGAACACAGTCCGGGTGAGACGGTCACGGTAACCTATCGTAGCAAGGAGAAGGTTGCCAAACAGGCACTGACGCTGGTGCCGGATCCGAACGCGGAGGATACCTCGTACATTCGTTCAACACATAATCTCTGGAAACAACCCGTTTTTCGCGTCGCCGTGGTGCCGGTCGAATATTTGGATGTCAAACACAACCCGCGCATCATCACGAACGAATGGGCGCAGGCCTTTTTCAGTCGGGGTGTTTATCACGATAAAACCAACGCTACCGGGCAGACCGTATATGGAAGTCTGGCGGATTATTATGCGGAACAATCCGGCGGGACACTGCGGGTGTCGGGTAGCGTGTTTGATTGGGTGGAGTTGCCAAAGAAACGCGCGGATTACGCGCCGTCTGGAAGCAACGTGAGCCACAGTGTTTTCTTCACCAACGCGCTGAATTTGCTGATGGCGAGAGTGGGGCGGGAGACACTGACCAATTTTGACGGATTCGTGTTTGTTTTTGCCGGCGACCGCTTTCCGGGAGCCAGCCGTAATAGTTTATACTGGCCGCATAAGTCCAATCTCAATTGGCAGGGCCGGCGCTGGCCGATTGTCATCTGCCCGGAAGGTGGCGCACGCATGAACAACATCAGCGTGTTCTGCCATGAATTCGGGCACGTCCTGGGGTTGCCTGATCTTTATGCCCGGCCGGAGAATCCGGGTTCCGAAGGGCTTGGCCGGTGGTGCGCCATGTCCCATCAAAGCCCCGGCGGACAACCGCAGCATTTCTCGGCCTGGTGCAAGGAACAGTTGGGCTGGCTCAAACCGGCGGTGCTGGATCCGACCGTGAAACAAAAACTGCTGCTCGGTCCGGTGGAAGGGTCCACTCGCGAATGTTACAAAATTCTGGTGCGGCGCGACGGCTCTGAATATTTCCTGCTGGAAAATCGGCGAAAGACCGGTTTTGACCAAAGCCTGCCGGCGGAGGGATTACTGATCTGGCGCGTGGTGAGAAATCATCCGATCCTGGAGGAATCCCATGGAGTGGAGGGGCCGTTGGGGCCACGGGTTTACCTGCGTTCAGTTCCTTATCCCAGCGAGGCGAATCACGCCTTCACGCCGTTTACAATTCCCTCCAGCCGGTCTTTGCTTGGCGGCGGCCTGCCCGTGCACCTGACCGGCATTCGCCGGTTATCCGATGGCCGTATCGCCTTCCAGATCGGATACGAATATGAGTGA